A genome region from Salvia splendens isolate huo1 chromosome 19, SspV2, whole genome shotgun sequence includes the following:
- the LOC121778481 gene encoding syntaxin-32-like: MSVKSNASIRDRTQEFLGIAERARKSVSLHNGPSSSGSKREEPPRSALAMQSEFNRRASKIGLGIHQTSQKLAKLAKLAKRTSVFDDPTLEIQELTAVIKQDITALNSGVVDLQFLSNSRNENTSSDTTTHSTTVVDDLKNRLMSTTKEFKEVLTMRTENLKVHDNRRQLFSSSASKSHANPFVRQRPLAAKASTSNSAATPLPWSDGTQTSSQLFPKTQVDGESQPLLHQQQNQQQQIVPVQDSYMQSRAEALQNVESTIHELGSIFNQLATLVSQQGEIAIRIDENMEDTLSNVEGAQGALLKYLNSISSNRWLMIKIFSVLIFFLMVFLFFVA, translated from the exons ATGTCTGTGAAGAGCAATGCTTCGATTAGGGATCGGACGCAGGAGTTTTTAGGGATTGCGGAGAGGGCAAGGAAATCAGTATCGTTGCACAATGGGCCCAGCAGCAGTGGATCCAAGCGGGAGGAGCCGCCGCGGTCGGCGCTGGCGATGCAATCGGAGTTCAACCGGCGGGCATCCAAAATTGGGCTTGGGATTCATCAGACGTCGCAGAAGCTAGCTAAGCTGGCAAAGC TGGCAAAGAGAACATCAGTGTTTGATGATCCTACCTTGGAAATCCAGGAGCTCACTGCAGTCATCAAGCAAGATATAACGGCTCTTAATTCTGGTGTAGTTGAtctccagtttctctccaattCACGCAATGAGAATACCTCCAGTGACACCACTACTCATTCTACTACTGTCGTTGATGATCTAAAGAATCGTTTGATGAGCACCACAAAGGAGTTCAAGGAAGTTTTAACCATGCGAACAGAG AACCTGAAGGTTCATGACAACAGAAGACAGTTGTTTTCGTCTTCTGCTTCCAAGAGCCATGCAAATCCTTTTGTTCGCCAGCGTCCTTTGGCTGCAAAGGCTTCAACTAGTAACTCAGCTGCCACACCTCTTCCATGGTCCGATGGCACACAAACTTCCTCCCAGTTATTTCCCAA GACTCAGGTTGATGGGGAGTCCCAGCCTTTGCTGCATCAGCAACAAAATCAACAACAACAAATTGTTCCCGTACAGGACAGCTACATGCAGAGTAGAGCCGAGGCTCTTCAAAATGTGGAGTCGACAATTCATGAGCTGGGCAGTATCTTCAATCAGTTGGCTACATTGGTATCTCAGCAAGGAGAGATTGCTATCAG GATCGATGAGAACATGGAAGACACGTTGTCAAACGTGGAGGGAGCACAAGGGGCTTTGCTCAAGTACCTCAATAGCATCTCATCAAATCGGTGGCTAATGATCAAGATATTCTCTGTGTTGATTTTCTTCCTCATGGTATTCCTCTTCTTCGTGGCATAG